The genomic DNA ATTTTAGATCCCATTAAACTTCTACATGGGTcattgttaaataaaaagggtATTACTAATTCTGTTATTgataaaacatttaaaatatctaaagttttattatttgactTTTTGGTagagtttattattttaaactcgtTGTTTTCCATAATTTCaactgtttttattttaaaaattttatttttttttgtgtgtgaaaaattattaataattatattatttaaatttttggAAGTAATGTCTATGTATGTAAAATTTTCTAATATATTAGAAttacaatttaataattttaacttACACTTATCTAATATAGTATTATTAGATAAAACGGATATTAAACCACATGTATCTCCGTCAGTTGTGTTtagtatattaattaatccTATGTAGTCCCCGTGTACTTTTCttgtactactactaacaTTAAACTTGTTATCGGAAAAATTAGTATAACcgaaaatatttattttgaatttatttactaaatatgataatatatttaattgattAGTATAATGTAATAAAGGATTTGTCAATAAATTttctttaaataaaattgtattaataaaGTTTTTTTCTatgttttcctttttttcatctattataaatttaataatatttaacacCTTAAAAGTGTGGTTATTaggaattttaaatatagactcaaaaatagaatcagaaaatttatatatcaAATTATCGTTGTTAgacataaattttttattaaattttacattaactaatttattaaaaatattaaatatttctatatgtaaattatataaaaacttgctaaaaacaaataatccattaaaaattttatattttttaattttttttaaatttaataaatataaaatattatttaaagttttaaaatttatatatttgtttttgaatataatagtattataaaaatcaaataaaccACCAAATATTTTGTAAGAATTTAGATATACATGAACTTTATCGTCacaagtatatatatataacttaaaattataattcaATCTAACTAAATattgattaatattaacaccgcataatttaaaaaatagttTTTTAACagctaattttaaatataaagtagGAGTTCTAAAATACCCGTTTAACATAACATCTCCTGATTGAGTTATTTTAggtatgtttattatattgtaatttatatataaactgtcaaaattattaaaatttatttttaaaggTATATTTATAGAATAATAtgaattataattatagtttaaatattggttGTTAGGGCTATCTTCTAAACTGTTGGgattaaatgttaaaaaatttaaatatggtTGTATACTAGTTAATAAATCTAAACCGTTAtaattatgtaaataatgatttatatcataattaaataaattgtataaattgtttaaaaaattatcaatataattaatatatacactattGTCGGTTTTAtacatttgttatttaaaatttatttatttcaaatttaaaattcttaaatatttaaaatttttagatattttatttttaaaactttttttaaaataacaaggaaaaaattttataaataagctattaaatataattttttctttaaaatcgtttttattatatgtatttacgaaataatacaaattgtttctatttttaatgtgtttcatttaaattaggaataataaaatataatttaataaattataatatttaattaaaataacatattctttattttttttatccaatataataaattttatacataaagtattaaaatttgatacTTTTATTGAATAGTTATAtccaaatatataatttccaaatttataatttttttttataacgTCGtcagtatttaaataaattttgttacctattttttttaattttaaaaatttattaaaattattaacttttttaaaattttcttttaattttgttatcatttatttttttttataactataaaaaacattattataaatattatttgaaaGTTTAGTattaaactttaaatttttatttataatatatttatcatttataaacatattaaatCTATAATTTACGCTACCTATagaaatatttttattagtttttaatgaatgtattattttttttttatgTCCTATGAGTttagaatttaaattgaattttttcattatttattaaaatttaataatattatcattaaaCCAAGGATATttagttaaatatttacataaacatttaacaaaataattacttgatctttttattttccatattaatattaattttaaagtacataaattatcaaaaaattttttctttaaaaaataccaaAGTGTTTTATAAAAGTCTATAGCAAAATACCATTGCCATATTAATCTGTCTAAAGCGTATTCTCCGTATAgttttaaaactaaatatttgaaaaattcTATACAGCAGTTAAAGtgatatatgtataaattaattattgtgTTCCATAAACTACTTACTAGAagtgttattttatttaaaattattttcattaaattaattaaaaatttttataaaattattttattaataaactGATTTTAACAGACattttactaaaaataatcaaaaacatagatgttttatttatagttttaatttgtataaaacaaagaagtaagaattaaattaaaatttataattttatttataaattaattttttttaataataaatataatttatataaaaatgttatattttatagtttaattttaataaattgtttaaagaGAGCATGAGATTTAAACTCATATTAACATTAATCTCAAATTAATTGCATTAAATCAGTTATGCTAGTTCtccaaatatataaacaatataataatataaactatAATATAGAACacatattaataatattaatgttattaatataattataactGTAATGCGAACAATAATCTAATTCACtacttattaaataaataaaattagaaaagttatcaataaattttcTCAAAGGTCTTGATccgtatattttattgcAATACCATTTTACAAaatctttttttaataatgagtctatattttttatacacaaattaaatctacTACAAACTCCtgtaataaatttatctaatatataataataactatCTTCTCTTATAGAATTAAACACAATAATTTGACTCAAtctatttaaaaattcaatTCTGAAATGTTTATTAACAGCATTTAAAACGTCCTCTTTgttaattgttttatttaaactattaCCAGAGTATCCTAAATTActtgttaaaattataaaagaCTTACTAAAATCTAATAATCTACCGTTAGAAAGAACTAATTTACCTTCATCTAGAACGTGCAACATTGTATTAAATACATCAACATTTGCTTTTTCCACTTCATCAAATAATACTACTAATGAAGggtgtttaaaaatttttcaGATAAAATGGTATGTTCTCCGTACCCAGATAACCGGTCACCTCCTGACCGCAGTCATCATCTGTctt from Theileria orientalis strain Shintoku apicoplast DNA, partial genome includes the following:
- a CDS encoding ATPase associated with various cellular activities; translated protein: MLHVLDEGKLVLSNGRLLDFSKSFIILTSNLGYSGNSLNKTINKEDVLNAVNKHFRIEFLNRLSQIIVFNSIREDSYYYILDKFITGVCSRFNLCIKNIDSLLKKDFVKWYCNKIYGSRPLRKFIDNFSNFIYLISSELDYCSHYSYNYINNINIINMCSIL